In the genome of Syngnathoides biaculeatus isolate LvHL_M chromosome 14, ASM1980259v1, whole genome shotgun sequence, one region contains:
- the dhrs12 gene encoding dehydrogenase/reductase SDR family member 12: protein MSMYRNAVWFMKGLQEYTKSGYEAAAKTFVASDLDVNLTGRSFLITGANSGLGKATAQEIASRGGTVHMVCRNKGRAEAAKQEIMELSKNQNVYIHIVDMSSAKQVWEFGQNFSQSNDLHVLINNAGCMVNQRELTEEGLEKNFATNTLGTYILTTSLIPALKKSKDPRVVTVSSGGMLTQKLNVDDLQFEKGAFEGTMAYAQNKRQQVILTERWATQHKDIHFSSMHPGWADTPAVKLSMPSFHAKMENKLRTEAMGADTVVWLAVSEAAAKQPSGLFFQDRRPVATHLPLAWSKSTTQDQDKLLEALHELALKFKP from the exons ATGTCCATGTACAGGAACGCCGTGTGGTTTATGAAAGGACTGCAAGAATACACCAA GAGCGGCTATGAGGCTGCTGCCAAGACTTTTGTGGCATCCGACCTGGACGTGAACCTGACTGGCCGCTCCTTCTTGATCACCGGCGCCAACAGCGGCCTGGGCAAAGCCACTGCACAGGAAATCGCCAGCAGAG GGGGAACAGTACACATGGTGTGTCGTAACAAAGGGCGAGCAGAAGCTGCCAAGCAGGAAATCATGGAGTTGAGTAAGAACCAG aatgtttacattcACATCGTAGACATGTCCAGTGCCAAACAAGTGTGGGAATTTGGACAGAATTTCTCTCAGAGTAATGACCTACACGTGttg ATCAATAACGCAGGCTGTATGGTCAACCAGCGCGAGCTGACCGAGGAAGGTCTAGAGAAGAACTTTGCTACAAATACGCTTG GTACGTACATCCTCACCACTTCACTTATCCCTGCTCTGAAGAAGAGTAAGGATCCCAGGGTG GTGACTGTGTCATCAGGCGGCATGCTGACTCAGAAGCTGAACGTGGATGACCTGCAATTTGAGAAGGGAGCTTTTGAAGGCACCATGGCCTACGCTCAGAACAAA AGGCAACAGGTAATACTGACCGAGAGATGGGCCACGCAGCACAAAGACATCCACTTTTCCTCCATGCACCCGGGATGGGCCGACACGCCGG CTGTGAAGTTGTCAATGCCATCCTTCCACGCCAAGATGGAGAACAAACTCCGCACGGAGGCCATGGGTGCTGACACAGTAGTATGGCTGGCTGTCTCCGAGGCCGCCGCAAAGCAGCCCAGCGGACTCTTCTTTCAAG ATCGGCGACCGGTGGCCACACACTTGCCGCTGGCCTGGTCCAAGTCCACCACACAGGACCAAGACAAGCTGCTGGAGGCACTCCACGAGTTGGCACTAAAGTTCAAACCTTGA